In the Populus trichocarpa isolate Nisqually-1 chromosome 8, P.trichocarpa_v4.1, whole genome shotgun sequence genome, TACAACACAGTTTAGTTCTTCGGTAACTTGACCTATAAACAACAACTTATTTGAAAGAGAATGCACTAATAAAGTGTTAGTCAATTATATGAAATGTGACATATGCATTATTCCAACCCCTATAACAGGATATTCAAAATGTTAGCATTGGTTATACTGGTCCACCTTGGTTTCGTAGTATTGACAAAGTTTTTTGGACATAAAATCATGTGATTTGTTGTATCAGAGTTCATTATCCGgtcattattatatttcttaaaagcAAGTAATGCACGGCTAGTATAATAGCAGTTATTACCTTGATCTTTAGAATGAAttatgacatcattttttaaatctacAAGCAAAGCTAATGACAGTTGGGGCCTTGTGTCTGCCAATGTTGATTGCCATGTGCTACCAGTAACTACCTATTACTTTCGTGCCTTCAACTCATTCCACCATTCTAGGTAACCATGCAATTTGAAGCATGTGTCTCGTATAtgctttatattttcataatgagAACAATCGTTGTCTTCACTCTCCACTTGTCCTTTAGTTTTAGCTAAATTATATATGTTACATCCTCTTGATAAAGATGTCTCGTATTTAGCCTTCTAAAGTGCTTGTTGTCATTTCCCTCCTCTAAAAACCATGGGTGCAGTAGTAAGATTCCTATTATTTATGAGCATAATTGTATGTTTGATGTCTTCTCTTCAAACATGGGTATAAGCCTATTCAACTATTGGAAATGAGTTCAATTGAAGTACATCACTCCTTATCTTACCGAGCATGTCATCTAGTCCATCCAAAAAAGTATAAACTTGATCATCTTGAAGGAAAGCATTATACTTTTGTATGTCACTAGCACATTCTATAAGATTTGGtttacaaaaatcaatttccttCCATAAGCCTTAAAGACAATTGTAGTGTGATTCTAAGGATTCTCTTGATTGTTTTATTCATGTTACTTGTCTATTCAAATCATACACCTAAGATGTATCGAATCCATCAAAGTAAGTAGTAGTGATTAAATCCCATACTTGTTTAGTAGTTGGGaatcaaataaagttttttatgaGAGAGGGATTCGTTAAGTCGATTAGCCATCCCTTCACAATAgagttttatgtttttcatcttttaaagttGGGATCTTTTGGTTCTGGTTGCAGAATGTCATCATTTATGTATCCCAAATGTCTTTTTCTAAGATATTCATCTCCACAATTTGGAACCATAAAGCATAATGAGTGGCATTAAGTTTGATACCAATCTGTACAGGTGCACTATCATAGATTATTGTTGGGGTTTAGGCCTGGTTCTGCATGATCCATTCTTAACGTGAGATTGTCAAAATTTATAGCTGTATTCGGTTGCTTTTGTTCAATCAAGTTAGTTGATGTTGGTGCATCCATTGCCTTAGTTTCTCTAAGGTTGTTAGTAGTCATTCAAGATGCAAAGAATGGATCTCTACTCCGATACCATGTTAAATCAGAGAGAAATTCTTGTACAAAATGTGATTATATCACTCCTTTTTTCTGTTACAAAATagtgttttatatatacaagCAACCCTTCCTAAGATAACtatgacaataaaataaatctaattaatCCCATAACTATCAGGATGTATACAATCACGAGATAATGAAATTCATCCCTAATGTTTTGATTCTGCAGCTCACGCTAAGAGGAACCATGATATTTTTGTCATAAATTTTGATAATAGGGTTAATTTGATCATATTTGATACATCGAGGACCAAActtaaaatagttttgtttaGAAACCCGACAGAGATTCACAAAACAGCCAAAGAACAAATACGTTTGTTGTCTTTGCTAAAATCATtattgatgtgctgatattaaaaataaattttaaaaaatattattttaatatatttataaataaaagatatttttaagaaCAATCTTAACTAGAGTTACGAAAGGCACTAAATGATAAACATGGTAGGTGATCAATCATGAAACTAGTCTTCTCAAAACTCTCAATAGAATTACATACTATGCCATTATCACGAGCTTTGTCAAGGCCCTTCAGGACAGAGCTAGAGATGGTTGCTATTTTCTCATAATGCTGAATGGAAAATCGAGTCACGGAAAGATTCTATAAACTCCAAAACTAGTAACAtggtaaaacaaaatcatgagCGGCTAACGCGTGAAAGAGAGAGTGACATCTCGCCAATCACGAGGAGACACGTATCCATCAGAAATCGCGTACGTGCCTCTATCCCAATTTTCAAGCTGCCTTTCACTAAAAGAGTCAAAGCTCCCTTGACTCTTACCCATTAATCTAACACTTAAACACTTCTCTGCTCGTGTtggacaaattaattttttaaaaaaaattatttgaaatgtgGGGCCTATCAATGACATCAAGGGTTTTTGGTATTATCTCTTTGAGAAGAGAATATAAATTGGTTGATCCATTGTGCCCACTAGAAATCCATTTCTCGGAAAAATAATGCCATACAACCTTATACGCGCAGTGGTATTTTTAGAGCTTCTGTGGGTTCTATACAGCTGCATTAGGGCCTATAAATTCCCCCATTATTCACTCCACTTCCCACGGCCCATCTCCCTTCTCTTCCTCTTCGTCCTTTGACTTTGTTTTCTCGAATATCCCCTGCCTTTACAGCTGAGATAATGCACAAGTAGTCTAGTATACTGTCGATGTAATTTTCCCTCTCGTGTGTGTGTGATTTTTTGGTGGGTTATGGCCTAATGGGTAGGCTTTGAAACCCGAGTTGCTGGCAGTATGATTAATTGTCTTTTCGACTATGCACTTGAGAGTTAATAAGACTTGTAACTCAGCCGACCGGAGTCTTGACTCCTTGAGTGTCAATGCTCAGGAACCAGGAACCACAAACCCAGAgacaaacttttaaaattaaaaaatatatatattgtttaattgTTACCCCCATTAAATAgtacactctctctctctctccctccctccctctgtAAAGTTTAGggtccttttatatatatttcatcaatTCACAACCCTACAAACCCACCAACATTCTCACtcttctctcttaaaaaaatgcatattcTTCACCCCATTACCCTTCTTCTCTCCCTTTCCTTCGTCTCATTGCTCAATGTAAGTAAGCCTATCCTCTACGCCCGCGTCCTCCTGACTGCTGCTTTCAGTCTTGTTCTCTCTTGtctgttttatgtttttgctgCGTGATTCTCATACAAATTATTGGTTAAAACTTGCTGTTTATTTCTCAAATCACAATGCATTGCAGGTGAATCATGCAGCAGTTGGCAGTGGAGATTCGCCAAACGGTGAGAGCCCATTTACGCCCAAGGCATCTCTAGTTCGGTACTGGAACAAGGAGATCCACACGGTTTTACCAAAATCTGGTTTTTTCATCTCCAAAGCCTCCCCGTTGAGTCCTGTCGATTTGGCAACATTTGCTAAACTCGCCTCCCAAAATGCTCTCTCCGCTCAACTCCCAGCCTTTTGTTCCTCTGCCGAACTCTTCTGCTTCCCTGATTTGTCTCCCAGTCTTGAAAAGCATGACCATGACTCCCATTTCGCTATCTATAACAACAAGAATTTCAGCAATTACGGCACTGATCGAGCCGGTGGAGCGGACTCTTTCAAGAACTATTCCGATGGTGACAATATCCCGGTCGACTCGTTCCGCCGGTACGGCCGCGACGCCGCCGGTCACGGCGAGTTGTTTTCCAGTTATGCCCCTGACTCCAACGTTGTTGACCAGAGCTTTAACACCTATGGCGCTGGTGCGACTGGCGGCGCTGGAGAGTTCAAGGGGTACAATGTGGAGGTAAACAACCCAAATCTTCGCTTTGTTTCCTATTCTGATAGTGCTAATGGGAAGGGCCAGAAGTTCTCGACTTACACAGAGAATGCGAATGCTGGACCGGGTCAAGCTTTCACCAGTTATGGGAAGAACGGGAATGGAGCTCCCAATGAGTTCTCTGGTTATGGGACGAGCTCGAATGTGGTTGGTTCAGATTTCACCAACTATGGTGAGACTGCCAATGGGGCTAATGATACTTTCAAGTCTTACGGAGTTGATGGGAATGTTCCACAGAATAATTTCGTGAACTATGGCGATGGTGGGAATGCTGGTGTTGATAGCTTCGCCACTTACAGGGAAAAATCAAATGTTGGGGATGATTCCTTTCAAACTTATGCCAAGAATTCGAATGCAGAGAAAGCCAATTTCGCCAATTATGGAAAATCCTTCAATGAAGGGACTGATAAGTTCTCTGGCTATGGGAATGGAGCAATGGGGCAGCAGATTGGGTTCAAGATCTACGGAGTAAACACCACTTTCAAAGACTATGCCAATAAGAAGGGTGTCACTTTTGCTGGGTACACTAGCGCAAGCACTGCCGATGCTTCAATGAAGGTAAACAGTGACAGTGTGGTAAAAAACAATAAGTGGATAGAGCCCGGAAAATTCTTCCGGGAGTCGATGTTGAAAAAGGGAAGTGTGATGCCAATGCCGGACATTCGAGACAAAATGCCCAAAAGATCCTTTCTGCCTCGCTCCATCATCTCCAAACTACCCTTTTCCACCTCCAAAATTGATCAGCTAAAGGAGATTTTTCATGCTAGTGATAATTCAAGCATGGAGAGGATCATTTTGGATGCTCTTGAAGAGTGTGAGAGATCACCCAGCCCTGGCGAGACCAAGCGCTGTGCGGGCTCGGCCGAGGACATGATCGATTTTGCAACCTCTGTGTTAGGCCGCAACGTGGCTGTCCGTACGACGGATAACGTGAATGGGTCGAAGAAAAACATCATGATTGGATCGATCAAAGGGATCAACGGTGGGAGAGTGACCAGGTCAGTCTCTTGTCACCAGACCCTCTATCCTTACCTGCTCTATTACTGCCACTCTGTTCCCAAAGTTCGGGTCTACGAAGCCGATCTTTTGGATCCAAATAGCAAGGCCACGATAAATCATGGTGTTGCCATCTGCCACTTGGATACATCTTCCTGGAGCCCCACCCATGGAGCCTTTTTGGCCCTGGGTTCGGGTCCGGGCCGGATTGAGGTCTGTCACTGGATTTTTGAGAATGATATGACATGGACCATTGCCGAAgcctaatttaattaattaagcaaatgtttttttttctctctctaatttgGGTTGGAACCGTTTGCTAAGATAACTTAGCTGCTGGCTCCACCCTAAAAGTTGGTCGAATTGgtctatttatttcttatggcttacttctttttatctttatgaGTGAAATTATTACTATGTTTTGCAGTTTTTTTGGAAGatgtttattataattattgtcAATTATACATTAAATCTTGCACCAAATGTTTAATTTCTTACTCATAACCCTTGCAATTTATCCCACTCCTAAaaatatcctttattttttaaaaaaaaaatatggctaataataaatgaaatatcaTAGACCATGCTTGTTTGATAACAATTACggtataatctatatttttattaaaagcatcaaaacaatatttttaaataaaaaacatcgaTTACTCCACAACCAAGTTCTTAAATGTTAtggtcatgtttgttttttgcgttttaataatatttttaaaaaaaattaaatttacttcacattaatatttttttagtatttttagattattttgatgcgatGATACcagaaatgatttttaaaaactaaaaaaatattattttaatatatttttaagtgaaaagcaATCGTCACTACACTTCTAAACACGCTTATACTCTACGCCTACTAAATTCTTTTTCCAACCCTAACAACTCAGAACTCTAAGAggttttgattattaatttttgtataatcTTCACGGATGATAATAGAAAAACCACTTTCAAAATTAAGTGCTTCATTACagatttatatgatttttttatttaaaagtggTTACCAAACTATATATCCACATATTTAATCCCTAGAAGTACAAGACAAAAGCTAAAGCCTAACTATATAGCAGTTAGCAAGCAATATGTGTATCCACATATTTATTGGATAATGCGGCAAAATGTGGCTACAGGAAAAAAGATGAGGTGGTCCTTGGACCATCCAATTTGTGGTAACATTATTCAGCCCGGACAAACATCTTTCGGCactattgcatttttttttaatttaaaattatattgaaatattttttttattttttaaattttatttttatatcatcatatcaaaacaatttaaaaatatctaaaaattaattttaaaaaaaatcaaaaacaatcttgaaatgtaaaaagaaaCTGTATGCTATAAATGCAAAGGCGCATTATAAATGGTCTCCAGCGAGCAATGGACGCGCAGATTTTTGACAGATTTTACTGGTAATTGTTGGGTGcacaaactttcatgacataactgtgttatttaataaaataatacaatcaATCACTCACAGGATAGGCATGTGGATTCAGAACAGCTCAGTATTTGTGGTTGGCCATAGCACCTAAATCCAGCCAAGATAAgataattttaagtttaattattataataaatgtcGGCACTGTATTTATCAAAGCTATAAAACTACCCGGTCTATTCGAGTCAAGGCTAGTGTCACTGTTCGGAAAAGTTAACccctcaaattaatttcttaaatagaTAGGTTAAACGACGAAGTTTTGTAAAGAATCATTCAAAACAAGAATCAACGGTTTATTGATCAGCTTTTAATCTAGGTTAcaagttaattcatattttttaatcaatttaaatgaatttttgttttttttttaattcagaccGGAATATTTTCCCTCCATACATTGTGGACTGAGACTAATGGgcattgtattttaattattaagattcatatttgtataatttaaatttttatgtttaatttacaAGTAAATTTCTTTCGCacaagaatataattttttagctGGAAATATGCCTATTTTGCTATAGATAACTAGATGTTAGTTAATGTaaatcttttttagtttaacgtgggtgtccaggccagtttgcgcgcaccccgactaatcccacgggccctgaagttaacgaccatgtaagcctccagtggccatcatatgagcaaccacgaagctcgaacctgagaccacagagggagcaaactttctggtcccaagctcttaccattggaccaccacctagatggtttagTTAATGTAAATCTTGATGCAACCAATGACCAAGTCTCTATGTTAAACTTTTGGATTGCTATGTAATGAAATTGATCTCGTGAACTCCACTTGGTAATTATTCTATATCTTGTGGTGAGGGGTATTAATTCATGTTTCTTACACTTtactttattattcattttagtTAATATTAGATAATGTATCTTGCTTCCTATGAATTGGAAATTCTTTAATGTGTTTAATCTTGAATGGATATTATAATTACCTTAAAGTTGTTCTTATATCATGAATAAATATTCACATGGTTGTGTTGTGGTTTGCttttaacatataaatataagaaaggGAAATAGAATTTGCAAAAAGAAGTAGTGTGACTTGTGTTAATGTtgtgatgataatgatttaggGTAATTGAATTGAGTTTGAgaaataattttcttgaaatgtgTAGGATTAGTCGATAACTCGGGATGTTATAAATATAGAAGAAACTTTGTCAAAAttttaatagaataaaaaaatcaaaatcaattagtttttaattaatactaaattgtttgaaaaaaaaaataaagataaaattaaaaaaacataaaattttatataatccaTCCATAATAATACGGAGATGATGAATAATGAAGTCTTGCACAGTAAAAGCTATGTTTCTAGAGTAATAGTTAATTTTACATGCAGGGTCtgaattaaaaaatctcaatttagtaCCAAATTTATGACCCTATCAACAATTAAGTACTGCTAAGTCTTCCAaagaatttaacattaaaaaacagaCGTGTTTATGAGAAATTagcattattaaattaatcgcCCAACAAATTGGACAAAATTGATATGACCTtctaaccaaattgaaaaaagaaaagaaaaaaaatcattaaataattgaGCTTCAGTGCGTGACAACTAAGATAAAATTCCCGCCATAGATCGTTTGGTGGGGGAGTAGAGACGCGGTGAAGAAATGGGATGATGCCTTCCCGAGATAGTGCCATCCTTGTTCCCGCTCTTCTTCGCCATTAATGCCTCTTGCTTGCTAGCTCGGAGTCCAAGCTTCCTATTGCTCCTTCTCTTCGCAAACTTTGACCAAAATTATTCAGAAACATTATTgctatcatttaatatttaggaGCTGCAGTTTCATATTCAATTACTGACTGAGAGGGCTgagataaaataacataatccAATTGTATAATCCTGGAGGCTGGAGGctgaacatatattttattatctcaTCAATTGAGCACTGCTAGGTACGCTCTCGAAGCTGATTTGCGCATGCGTATATTCAACCACTGCGCTCCATGTCCATGTCCGGAGGTAGCAGCTCCATCTCTGGCGCGCGCAAGATCTTCTAATAAGATAAAAACTTTGACCTTCTGGTGGCATGACTGGCTATTTGTTGACTCGTGTTTTGTTGCGGTTGAGATGTATTTTTATGAAAGAGATTATATgtgtgattaaataaattaagaattatatataaaattacatgacatgtttatacatacatataattaaataaatcaagaat is a window encoding:
- the LOC7473225 gene encoding polygalacturonase 1 beta-like protein 3 produces the protein MHILHPITLLLSLSFVSLLNVNHAAVGSGDSPNGESPFTPKASLVRYWNKEIHTVLPKSGFFISKASPLSPVDLATFAKLASQNALSAQLPAFCSSAELFCFPDLSPSLEKHDHDSHFAIYNNKNFSNYGTDRAGGADSFKNYSDGDNIPVDSFRRYGRDAAGHGELFSSYAPDSNVVDQSFNTYGAGATGGAGEFKGYNVEVNNPNLRFVSYSDSANGKGQKFSTYTENANAGPGQAFTSYGKNGNGAPNEFSGYGTSSNVVGSDFTNYGETANGANDTFKSYGVDGNVPQNNFVNYGDGGNAGVDSFATYREKSNVGDDSFQTYAKNSNAEKANFANYGKSFNEGTDKFSGYGNGAMGQQIGFKIYGVNTTFKDYANKKGVTFAGYTSASTADASMKVNSDSVVKNNKWIEPGKFFRESMLKKGSVMPMPDIRDKMPKRSFLPRSIISKLPFSTSKIDQLKEIFHASDNSSMERIILDALEECERSPSPGETKRCAGSAEDMIDFATSVLGRNVAVRTTDNVNGSKKNIMIGSIKGINGGRVTRSVSCHQTLYPYLLYYCHSVPKVRVYEADLLDPNSKATINHGVAICHLDTSSWSPTHGAFLALGSGPGRIEVCHWIFENDMTWTIAEA